The Daucus carota subsp. sativus chromosome 9, DH1 v3.0, whole genome shotgun sequence genome window below encodes:
- the LOC108201670 gene encoding cytochrome b561 and DOMON domain-containing protein At5g47530 has translation MGTILRGILFSCLLLSLILSSSAQKCAKYSFASNELFKACNDLPYLNAFLHWNYDPSSGNFQIAYRQTKITSSNWAAWAINLDGSGMLGAQALVAYQKSDGTMRFYTSPVNDYTTTLQEGDLKFPVADFSASFANNEIIIFATLNIQNTTTLNQVWQIGPVSGDKPGGHAISGANVQSAGSLNILSGQPGTTTGGASSKTKKRNIHGVLNTVSWGIMMPIGALIARYVKVFEVADPAWFYLHVSCQTAAYLIGLVGWGTGLQLGNQSPGIQYSSHRYIGITLFVFGTLQVLALLIRPQKDHKYRLYWNIYHHTIGYMVILLSIINIFKGFDILNPEKKWQRGYVAVIVILSITAVILEGSTWCIVLKRRKAASAEKTPNAMNELSGYGARTNHRV, from the exons ATGGGTACAATCCTAAGAGGGATTCTATTCTCTTGTTTGCTTTTGTCTCTAATTCTATCATCCTCTGCTCAGAAATGTGCCAAGTATAGCTTTGCCAGCAACGAACTGTTCAAGGCCTGCAACGATCTCCCGTACCTAAAtgcctttcttcactggaaCTATGACCCTTCTTCAGGAAACTTTCAGATAGCCTACAGGCAGACGAAGATCACGTCTTCAAACTGGGCCGCATGGGCTATCAATTTAGATGGAAGTGGCATGCTTGGGGCACAAGCTCTCGTTGCTTATCAGAAATCGGATGGAACCATGAGGTTTTACACGTCTCCTGTGAATGACTACACGACGACATTGCAGGAGGGGGATTTGAAGTTTCCAGTCGCAGATTTTTCGGCTAGCTTTGCAAACAATGAGATCATCATTTTTGCCACTCTCAATATTCAAAATACTACCACTTTGAACCAAGTTTGGCAGATTGGTCCTGTTTCAGGTGATAAACCTGGAGGGCATGCCATATCAGGCGCAAATGTTCAATCCGCGGGGAGTCTTAATATACTCTCTGGTCAGCCTGGAACTACCACAGGGGGAGCTAGTTCTAAGACCAAGAAACGGAAT ATTCATGGTGTGCTAAATACGGTCAGTTGGGGTATTATGATGCCTATTGGCGCTCTAATAGCAAGATACGTGAAAGTATTCGAAGTAGCAGATCCTGCATGGTTTTACCTTCATGTTTCTTGCCAAACTGCAGCCTATTTAATTGGTTTGGTTGGCTGGGGAACTGGTCTACAACTAGGTAATCAGTCTCCTGGAATTCAGTACTCCTCCCACAGATACATTGGAATCACTCTTTTCGTGTTCGGAACACTCCAG GTATTAGCTTTACTCATAAGGCCACAAAAGGATCACAAATACAGACTGTACTGGAATATTTACCACCATACTATAGGGTACATGGTCATTTTGTTGAGCATTATCAACATATTCAAGGGATTCGATATCTTGAACCCAGAAAAGAAATGGCAAAGAGGATATGTTGCAGTAATTGTGATTCTGTCGATCACTGCTGTGATACTGGAGGGTTCGACATGGTGCATTGTATTGAAAAGGAGAAAAGCAGCAAGTGCTGAGAAGACACCCAATGCAATGAACGAGCTCAGTGGATATGGTGCAAGGACTAATCATAGGGTGTAG